TGGCGCGTACCTGCAGCGGCGAAAGCATCTTGGCCGACAGATTGTAGACCATGTCATCAGCGGTGAGCGGAACCTTCGAGATGTCTTCCGGGCGGGTGACATCGCAGTGAATGATTTCCGCATCCCGGTAGAAATCGAGGTTCTCGTTGACGATATCCGCAATTACGACCTGCTCGCCATCGGCGATAAGTTGCTTGGCAAGATGACGGCCGACGAAACCGTCGCCGCCGAAGATAACATGCTTCATCGGGTATACTCGCTTGCTTGCTTGGACGCTGGGTTAAGGGCCACTTCCTGGGTTGAGCCAGTGCGGTCGGATTGCGCGATCAAAACCGTGCCGACGCAGATCAAGGCAATGCCTGCGATGCGCCAGCTGTTGAGATCCTCGCGAAAGACGAAATAGGCAAACACCGCAACTGCGACATAGGCCAGGCTAAGGAACGGGTAAGCGAAGGACAGCTCGACTTTCGACAGCACATAAAGATGCGACGCCATCGAGATCACGAATGTCGTCAAGCCGGCAAACACCCAGGGATTGAAGAGGATCTGGAAGACCCGGGCAATCATGGTGTCGGCGGTGAACGAAAGCGGCCCAAGTGACAGCATGCCCTGCTTAAGCATAAGCTGGGCCGCAGCATTGGTAAGCACTGTGAAAAGAATAAAGACGATGTATTTCATGTCCCGCTCCAAATTAGGATGGAACAAGATCTAGTCAGATTTCCCCAACATTAGGTTCACATGCAGCGTCAATTTTTACTTAAAACCAAAACAATCCCGTTTTGATGCGGAAGACAGACTGCAAAGGCCGCATTCATCCTAGCGGCTGAGCACAAATTCCAGTGTCGTCTTCCAGTCCGTCATCCGGATCGGCGTGCCGTGCGAACCGGTGTCGAACAGGATGAACCGCGCCGGGTAGTTTGCAGACGTGGCGCGAACCTGATCAAAAACAGCCTTTTGGCTTTGCCAAGCATAGACACTGTCTTCGCTGCCGTGGGTAAACACAATCGGCACCCTTGCCTTCACTGCCGCGCTGCGTGAAATCCCCGTGTCCGGTGCGCCCCCCAGCACAACCATACCAGCCAGGCGTGACACCACCGCCGGATCCCTTGCAAGCTTGGCGCAGATGATCGAGCCCATCGACGCGCAAGCCAGAACCACCGGTGCGGGACCTGCCAGGACCAATGCCTTGACGTCTTGCGCCCCGGTGTCGTCGAAACTGGTGATTGTCGGCGCCAGATAGGCGCCGCCATTGGCGATCATGAGATTCTTGAGCCGGTTGAAATTGCCGCCAAAGGTGTAGTCGTTCATGCCGAGACGCTGGTCCCCGCCCCGCCCATGCACAAAGATGACGGTAAAGCGCGCTGCGGCAAAATCGCCGACGACGCCGGTCTCGATGGCGCGGCCATTGGCCTGGTGTTCGGCAATGCGGCTGTGACGTTTGACCCCGAGCGACACATATCGCGAACGCACCCGCCGTTCCGGCTCCTGGTCGCGTCGGTGAATGTCACGCTTCTTGTCGTAATCGACCACCACAAACGCGCCATCTTCCGACACTGAAAGAATGCCGGGATAGGCGAAGAGCCGGTCCTTGTGTCCTCGGAGCTCGAGCGCGGATGCGGGCGATGCCACCGCCAGCGCCAGCACACAAGACACAAAAGCCGAGCACGCAAGTGCAAGAACACTGCGCAAAGCCTCATTCGTCATGATACACAGTCGCTTGAAGGTTCGGATTCTGGCACACTCCGGGTGATTCGTTTCCCAAATCTACACTAGGCTCGACCACAATATGGACGATTCCAACGATCTTTTTTCCTCCATGGGCACACAGGCTGCAAGCGCTGAGCCGAAGACGGAAATCCCGGCCGCAGCGGCACCCCAATCCAAGCAGCCGGAAGCCAAGGCAGCCAAGCCCCAGGCGCCCAAGCCCGCCGCCAAGGGTGCACCCGCCAGCGGCGATGCGTATGACGCGTCGGCCATCGAGGTGCTCGAAGGACTGGAACCGGTTCGACGCCGCCCGGGCATGTATATTGGCGGCACCGATGAACGCGCGCTGCATCATCTCTTTGCCGAAGTCATCGACAACTCGATGGATGAAGCCGTTGCCGGGCATGCCAATTTCATCGAAGTCGAGCTTGATGCGGAAGGCTATCTCACGGTTCCGACAATGGCCGCGGCATTCCAGTGGAAAACCATCCGAAGTTTCCCGGCAAATCGACGCTTGAAGTGATCATGACCGTGCTCCACGCCGGCGGAAAGTTCGACAGCAAGGTCTATGAGACATCGGGCGGCCTGCATGGGGTGGGCGTGTCTGTGGTCAACGCGCTCTCCGACGATCTTCTGGTTGAAATCGCCCGCAACCGGTGCCTCTACCGGCAACGGTTCTCACGCGGTATTCCGCAGGGCGGCCTCGAAGAAGCCGGCGAAGTCCACAACCGCCGGGGAACAAAGATCCGCTTTCACCCCGACGCGGACATTTTCGGGGCCGCGGCCCGCTTTGATCCCGGCCGGCTCTACCGCATGGCGCGCTCCAAGGCCTATCTGTTTGGCGGGGTCGAGATCCGCTGGTCCTGCGACCCGTCGCTGGTTGAAGGCACCGAGACACCGGACAAGGCCGTGTTTCACTTCCCCGGCGGGCTCAAGGATTATCTTGAAGCCTCGCTTGGCAAGGAGCATCGGGTCACGCGGGAAATCTTCGCCGGTAAGACAGAGCGGCCAGGCGGCCATGGTTCAATGGAATGGGCCGTCACCTGGTACGGCGGCGATGCCGCGATCAGCTCCTACTGTAACACCATTCCCACCCCTGAGGGCGGCACCCACGAAGCCGGACTCAGGATTGCGCTGACCAAGGGGCTAAAAGCCTATGCTGAGCTGACCGGCAACAAGCGCGCCTCCGCGATCACCACCGATGACGTGATGATTTCGTCGATCGGCATGCTGTCGGTGTTCATCCGCGAACCGGAATTCGTCGGCCAGACCAAGGACAAGCTCGCAACCGTCGAGGCTCAGCGGATTGTCGAAAACGCCTTGCGCGATCCCTTCGACCATTTCCTGGCGGATTCTCCCGCCGAAGCCGACAAGCTGCTCGAATGGGTGATCGACCGCGCCGAGGAACGGGTCCGCCGGCGCAAGGAAAAGGAAGTCAACCGCAAGACCGCCGTTCGCAAGCTGCGGCTTCCAGGCAAGCTCGCCGATTGCAGCCAGACCACCTCTGAAGGTGCGGAACTGTTCATCGTCGAGGGCGATTCGGCTGGCGGTTCCGCCAAGCAGGCCCGCAATCGCTCGAACCAGGCAATTCTGCCTTTGCGCGGCAAGATCCTCAATGTCGCCAGCGCCGGCCGGGAAAAGCTAGGTGCCAACCAGCAGATCGGCGATCTGGTTCAGGCGCTGGGCTGCGGAACAAGATCGAAATACCGCGAAGAAGATCTGCGCTATGACCGCATCATCATCATGACCGATGCCGATGTCGACGGCGCGCATATCGCGTCGCTGCTGATCACCTTCTTCTATCAGGAGATGCCGGAGCTGATCCGCCAGGGGCACCTCTATCTGGCCGTCCCGCCGCTCTACAAGATCTCCCAGGGCGGCAAGTCGCTCTATGCACGCGACGACGCGCACCGTGTGGAACTTCTCGAGACCGAATTCACCGGACGCGGAAAGGTGGAGATCAACCGCTTCAAGGGTCTGGGCGAAATGCTGCCGGCGCAGCTCAAGGAAACCACCATGGATCCGGCCAAGCGCACTCTGCTCAAGGTCGCAGTCGATATAACCGACCCGGAATCAACCCGGGAAGCGGTCGACAACCTGATGGGCACCAAGGCCGACGCCCGCTTCCGCTTCATTCAGGAACACGCGGCCTTCGCCGACAATCTGGACATCTGACCGGGAGGCGGCACTGAACGTCATCGCAACGCCGGATCCGGTTTGTGGCAGAGGCCTTGCCATCAATGCTCAGTCAGGCTGTATCCTCTCGCAGTGCGGCCATGACATCAAACACAGCAACACTGATAGCAATACGCCATTATCGCACCCTGGGGCCCCACTTCGAATTCGTAGGGAACACCGGCGGGGACGAACATCCAGTCCCCCTGTGTGAGTTCAGCCTTGCCGAAATGGATAGATCCGCCAATCATGAAGCGAATTCCATCGCCTTCATCATGGCTATGCTTGGGCGCTTTCGCACCTGGTGCAGCAGATGAAATGTAGAGCGTGGTCGCACCGTCGAAAAACACCGGAAGGCGCGTCTTCGTAAAGCCATCGGGCACATTTTTCACGGCAAGAACACTGTAGGCAAGTTCCCGCACCGTATCATCACGTGAGGTGATTATCCTTTTGGGATTGATCGAATACTTCTCTTGGATCTCTCGCAGCTCTGCAATGCAGGTCGCCAGGTCGGATGTGTTCGGATTGAAAGCCATCTCGTCTTCACTCCATCATAGAGTTGATCACGAGACAAAAATACAACCAATTTAATATTTGTCAATTTTTATACAATTTTAACGTGCTCTTGCAAGCCAACAGAGTCTGTCCTGTCCGGAGGTCACAGAGACTGCCTCAGGCAGCTTCCGCAGCAAGTGCATGGGCATAATCGCGCGAGGCCTGTCTGCGCCAATTGAGATGCAGGTGCTCGACAAGCCGCAACAACTCACCAATGGCCGGCGTCCGGTTGGCATCCACAGAATGCCTTTGCATCAACTCCTGCGTCACAGTCCCGATATCAATCCCGCCCCGCTGGCGTGATGCGGCCCGCCACATCAAGGTGGCGGTCACGAAGACCGGCGCCAGGTCGCGCTCCAGTCCGATCGAGCGATAAAGCGCCCGGATCGCGGCTTCGCGGCCGTCATTGAGAATACCGCGAACCCTGCTGTCGCTCATCCCCGACAACGCAACAACCGCAGCGGCGAAGAAATCGACATTGCCTGCGCACAGCGTGTGCATCAGGAAGGCGGGTGTCAGGCGGCCGGACATGCGCAAATGCTCAACCAGCGCGGGGATCTCCTCCGACGAAACCGTATCGGCGAGCGTCAGCGTTGCACTCACACAGGCCTCCTCGGTCACCTTGCGGCTGCGGCTGCCGCCAATGGTCGAGCGCACAAGATCGGATCCGGCTAGCGCCACTCCCAGTCTCTCCACCAGTCCCTGACGCACCTCACCGGGCAGATCGCTGCGGTCAAACAGCCGTCCACGAATTTCGGGCTCATCGCCAAAGCGTTCCGCGATCCTGCGCAACGAAACACGCGCGATCGGTGCTTGGGCATTGTCGAGCAAATCGGCAATGGATTGAACGGAACCGATTTCTCCAAGAGCCGCACTCACCGGGACCGACAAGTCACGGCGGCAAGCCACGAATTGCTGAAGCGATGTCCGGCCGCTGGCGACAATCTCGATAAGATCATTGTCACCGAGAACCGGCGACAAGGCGATGATCCGTGCCGCGACCTCGAACTGGTCTTCGGCCAGCCGCAGGATGACGCTGCGCGGCGCGTGCTCAACCAGGGCGAGACCTTCTGCAAGCGCGAGCCGCACCTTCGGCGAAGGATCATCAAGCAGATAGGCAAGCGCTGCTTCTGCGGCATGGCGTTCATCAGGGGCCATACACCCTTCACCGTACGCCTTGGTCAGTGCCACTGTGGCGCAGCATCTGTCTGTTGCTGTGGCGGTTTCAAACCATTTCAAAAATGACTTCACAATCATGGTGCGTGCATTCCCACTCGATACCTGTATGGCCAGTGTAGCGGCCAAAGGTTTACGTTCGGTTCACCATCTTTGTTAACCCGCATCACCTGCCAGCGGCCCGCCTTGCACCCGTCATCAGAAGCGGCAACTATGGGACACCAATCCAAAGAGGGTAATCAGAGCAATGCGCGGAATGTATCTTGAGGAATTCGAAGCGGGCACGCTGATTGAGCACACGCTCAGGCGCACTGTCACCGAAATGGACAACATGTTGTTTTCCAACATGACGCTCAACCCGCAGCCGCTGCACATCGATTTCGAATTCTGCAAGTCCACCGAATTCGGCCAGCCACTGGTGAATTCCCTTTTCACCCTCGGATTGATGATCGGCATTTCGGTCAACGACACGACTGTGGGGACCACCATCGCCAATCTCGGCATGACTGACGTCACATTCCCCAATCCGCTGTTCCATGGCGACACCGTACGGGTCGAGACAAAGGTGCTTTCGGTGCGCGAATCACGCTCCAAGCCCGATCGCGGCATCGTCGAGTTTGAACATCAGGCGTTCAATCAACACGACAAGCTGGTGGCCCGCTGCGTCCGCCAGGCAATGATGCGAAAGAAACCGCAATGATGATGCGTTCCCTGCTTTTTGTTCCCGGCGATTCGGAACGCAAGATGGAGAAGGCCGCAACCTGCGGCGCGGATGCGCTGATTCTCGATCTTGAGGATTCCGTTGCCCTTTCACGCAAATCAGAAGCCCGCGAGATGGTCGCGCGGTATCTTGAGAATGCTTCGCGCCTGTATCCGGCCCCCAAACTGATCGTACGGGTCAACGCACTCGACACCGGCCTGACAGATGCGGATCTGGCCGCTGTCATCAAGGCACGCCCCGATGCGGTGCTCCTGCCAAAGGCGGGATCGGGCGCCGATCTCCAGGCGCTTGGCGCCCGCATCGCGGTCGAGGAAGCAGGCGCTGGCCTGGCTGAGGGCTCAGTGCTGATTCATGCGCTGATGACCGAAAGCGCAAAGGGACTGCTCAATGCCGGAACATTCGCGGCAAAATCCGAGAGGCTAGCCGCACTTGCCTGGGGCGCTGAAGATCTGGCCGCAGACATCGGCGCCACATCCAACAAGGATGACCAGGGCAGCTACACAGATGTGTTCCGGCTGGCACGCAGCCAGACCCTGTTGGCCGCGGCCCACGCCGGGGTCGACGCAATCGATACGGTTTTTACCGATTTTCGCCACATGGCGGTACTTGAGACCGAATGCCATGCAGCCGTCCGCGACGGCTTCTCAGGCAAGATGGCCATTCATCCCGGCCAGGTCCCGGTCATCAACGCGGCCTTCACGCCTGCGCCGGAAGACGTCGAGCATGCGGTGCAGGTTCTGGCCCTGTTTGCAGCTGCCGGACCGGAAGCGGGCGTGTTGTCACTGGATGGCAAGATGATCGACAAGCCGCATCTGCGCCAGGCAGAGCGGGTGGCGCGGCGTGCGGGACTGGATCCAGCCGCCCTGCCCGCGCCTGAGCCGAACTGATCAGTTTCCGCCGCGCAGGTCCTCATAAACCTTCGGCGCGCCACTGCGGTTTTTGATTATCCCCGGCCCCATGTCGGCCTGCGCATCTCGAAGGTCTGCGAGCCGTCGGCATAATCCATGTAGCCAAGCCGTGCCAATGGCGCGACAGCGGACATGTCCAACCGGCCACCAACCAATGCTGCCTCGTTGATATGGATCCCCATGACCTGGCCGATCACCACAAACGATCCGCTCGGCGTTCCATCGAGGCCCTTGGCCTCGAACATCTCAGTCACATTGCATTCAAGAGCAGCATGGGCCTCGCCGGCGTACGGCGCGTCAACAAGCCTGCCGGGCATCATGGTCAGTCCCGCCAGATCAAACTCGTTCTCGCCATAGGGCGCGGCTACCGATGTCTGGTTCATCTTCTCGGCCAGTTCGCGGCTGACCATGCTGGTTGTAAAGACACCGGTCTCCTCGACATTGCGCACCGTGTCCTTGCGGCCTGAGGAGGAAAACATCACCATTTTGGGATGGTCCGAAATGGCGTTGAAGAAGGAGTACGGCGCAAGATTGACCGACCCGTCCTTGCCCTTGCTGCCAATCCATCCGATCGGCCGTGGCGACACGATTGCCTTGAACGGGTCATGCGCCAGGCCATGCGCGTTTGTTGCAGTCTCATAGAACATGGAACTCACTCTCCCGAAAAGGTGACCAGATCTGCCAATTCCGGCCGCACCCGCTCGCCGGGATGCATCTTCTGGGTGCCGATATGAATGAACCCGGCAACACGTTCGCCCGGCTTGACGCCCAGCAGCGGAAAGACGCCCTCGTCAAACGCAAACCACTCGGTCAACCAGTTCGATGCATAGCCAAGAGCGTGGGCCGCCATGGACAGGTTGAGGCACACGGCGCCAGCGCTGAGCACCTGCTCCCATTCAGGGATCTTGACGTGCGGCTTGGCGCAGGAAATCACGCCAATCACCACCGGCGCCCGGGTCAGCCGGTTCTTCTCGACCTTGATCATGTCTTCCGCCATGGCCGGATTGCGCGCCATCGCCACCTTGGCCAGTTCCGAAGACAGTCTTTCGCGCTCAGCGCCGGAATAGACAATAAAACGCCACGGCGCGAGTTTGCCGTGATCGGGAACGCGGCTTGCGATCGCCAACAGCTCCATGATCTCGTCCCGCGATGGGCCGGGTTCACTCATCTGAAAAGCAGGTGTTGAGCGGCGGGTTTCCAGATAGGACTTAAGCGCAGCATTGACCGGCATGTTTTCCTCGTGCATTCACAAATGGTTGGGGTTAGCCATGAAATCGCCATGGCTCTCGGTTTCAAGTGACCCCTCATCTCCCGGAAGTCAACCGGACCGGAGCGCATGAACAGACTGTCGACCGCCTTCTTCTGCACCTTGATGCTGGCCGCTATCGCCGCCCCCGCCAAAGCGCAAGATGCTTTCGGTGAGACCGTGGATCCAAACATCGTCCTGCCAGGGCTGAGCCAATATGCACCGGCATCGGCTGCAGGGGCAAACGCTGTTGTCAGCCGCAATGTCCAGATGCAGGCGGTGCTGACCGAAGATGGCGATCCGGTTGAAAACGGCCTCACCTGGCGCGTTTTCCATCCGATTCCGGGGGCAGATGGCAAATTGCCGTTGCTGGCCACCTCTGAAGGCGGCTCGGCACAGTTCGAATTCGAACCGGGCGACTATTTCATTCACGTTGCCTTCGGACGCTCTGGCGTGACCAAGAAGCTGTCGGTTCCGGCAGCTGGACCGCTTGATACCCAGCGCCTCGTGCTTGAAGCAGGAGGCCTCGTTCTCAACGCTGTTTCCGGTGTTGATATGCGCATTCCGGTCCAGCAGCTGCGCTTCAATATCTACAAGGCCGAGGAAGGCCTCGACGGGGACCAGCAATTGGTCGTCGAAGATGTCGAGCCCAACATCATCGTCCGGCTCAATGCCGGCACCTACCACATTGTCTCGGAATACGGCGGCGTCAATGCCGTGATCCGCTCGGATATCCGTGTCGAGCCGGGCAAGCTCACCGAAGCCGTCATCCAGCACCGCGCGGCTCAACTCACCCTCAAGCTTGTGTCCGAGGCAGGCGGCGAAGCAATCGCCGATACGGCCTGGTCAATCCTGACATCAGGCGGCGACGTGGTCTCCGAAAGCGTCGGCGCATTCCCGACCATCGTGCTTGCCGAAGGCGAGTACACCGCCATTGCGCGCAACAAGAGCCAGACCTATCAGCGCGAATTCACGGTTGTCGCCGGGCGCAACTCGGATATCGAAGTCCTGTTGAAATAACGCTGCCGAAACTTGCGCCGCGGCCGGTCGACCGACGGGGCCATGTCAAACACCGCCGCATAGAGCCGCGCAAGCAACTGCTTGCGGTCTTTGAGCATTGCAAGCTCGTCTGCCGGGAGCACATCACCCACCCGTGCAACAATTGCCGATCCTGACAGCCTGCGGAACTCGCGCACCAGCAACGAGGTTCGCAAGGTCATCGAAACCCGGCTTGCCAGGTGGAACAACCGCCCGCATTGGCCACCAAAATAGATCGGGATCACCGATGCCCCGGCCGCCTGCACCAGACGGGCGGGAAACATCTTCCACGGCAAATCGATGGCCCGGCCGAAGCCCTTGGGCGCAGTCGCGACGCCGCCGGCAGGAAACACCACAATGGTCACGCCCTGCTTGAGCAGCTTCACCGCCTCATGGCGGGTGCGCATGTTCATCTCGAGCGCTTCACGGGTTTCATCAAACGAGATCGGCAAGGCAAACGGAGCGATTTCCGGCACCTTCATCAAATCATTGTTGATCAGAACCCGGAACGGCCGGCCAAGCGCTTCGGCCATGGCGAGAACCGCAACTCCGTCGCCAATGCCGAAAGGATGGTTGGCGATGATCACCAATGGACCGTCCGGGACGTTGCGTGGAGGCCATTGCGAAAGGATGTCGAGGCGGATGTCGACAAGATCGAGCATCCTGGAGAACACCCGCTGCCCCTGCGGCACGACATCGGTGCGCCAGATCTCATAGAGCTTAAGATAGTCGTCGCGGCCGGACATGCTTTCAATCGAGCGAATCAGCCAGCGCTTGAAAGGCGGATGGTCCGGATTGGCGTAGCTGAGCTGTTCGAGGCGCATGTCGGTTTTCCTGCGGATGAAACAGGAAGCCGAATGACACACGGGTGCGACAGACATGTGACACCCGGCACGACAGCAAACGCCATCGCGCCGGG
The DNA window shown above is from Hoeflea phototrophica DFL-43 and carries:
- a CDS encoding phospholipase, with the protein product MTNEALRSVLALACSAFVSCVLALAVASPASALELRGHKDRLFAYPGILSVSEDGAFVVVDYDKKRDIHRRDQEPERRVRSRYVSLGVKRHSRIAEHQANGRAIETGVVGDFAAARFTVIFVHGRGGDQRLGMNDYTFGGNFNRLKNLMIANGGAYLAPTITSFDDTGAQDVKALVLAGPAPVVLACASMGSIICAKLARDPAVVSRLAGMVVLGGAPDTGISRSAAVKARVPIVFTHGSEDSVYAWQSQKAVFDQVRATSANYPARFILFDTGSHGTPIRMTDWKTTLEFVLSR
- a CDS encoding cupin domain-containing protein, whose protein sequence is MAFNPNTSDLATCIAELREIQEKYSINPKRIITSRDDTVRELAYSVLAVKNVPDGFTKTRLPVFFDGATTLYISSAAPGAKAPKHSHDEGDGIRFMIGGSIHFGKAELTQGDWMFVPAGVPYEFEVGPQGAIMAYCYQCCCV
- a CDS encoding DUF2336 domain-containing protein is translated as MAPDERHAAEAALAYLLDDPSPKVRLALAEGLALVEHAPRSVILRLAEDQFEVAARIIALSPVLGDNDLIEIVASGRTSLQQFVACRRDLSVPVSAALGEIGSVQSIADLLDNAQAPIARVSLRRIAERFGDEPEIRGRLFDRSDLPGEVRQGLVERLGVALAGSDLVRSTIGGSRSRKVTEEACVSATLTLADTVSSEEIPALVEHLRMSGRLTPAFLMHTLCAGNVDFFAAAVVALSGMSDSRVRGILNDGREAAIRALYRSIGLERDLAPVFVTATLMWRAASRQRGGIDIGTVTQELMQRHSVDANRTPAIGELLRLVEHLHLNWRRQASRDYAHALAAEAA
- a CDS encoding MaoC family dehydratase, which translates into the protein MRGMYLEEFEAGTLIEHTLRRTVTEMDNMLFSNMTLNPQPLHIDFEFCKSTEFGQPLVNSLFTLGLMIGISVNDTTVGTTIANLGMTDVTFPNPLFHGDTVRVETKVLSVRESRSKPDRGIVEFEHQAFNQHDKLVARCVRQAMMRKKPQ
- a CDS encoding HpcH/HpaI aldolase/citrate lyase family protein; this encodes MRSLLFVPGDSERKMEKAATCGADALILDLEDSVALSRKSEAREMVARYLENASRLYPAPKLIVRVNALDTGLTDADLAAVIKARPDAVLLPKAGSGADLQALGARIAVEEAGAGLAEGSVLIHALMTESAKGLLNAGTFAAKSERLAALAWGAEDLAADIGATSNKDDQGSYTDVFRLARSQTLLAAAHAGVDAIDTVFTDFRHMAVLETECHAAVRDGFSGKMAIHPGQVPVINAAFTPAPEDVEHAVQVLALFAAAGPEAGVLSLDGKMIDKPHLRQAERVARRAGLDPAALPAPEPN
- a CDS encoding flavin reductase family protein, translating into MFYETATNAHGLAHDPFKAIVSPRPIGWIGSKGKDGSVNLAPYSFFNAISDHPKMVMFSSSGRKDTVRNVEETGVFTTSMVSRELAEKMNQTSVAAPYGENEFDLAGLTMMPGRLVDAPYAGEAHAALECNVTEMFEAKGLDGTPSGSFVVIGQVMGIHINEAALVGGRLDMSAVAPLARLGYMDYADGSQTFEMRRPTWGRG
- a CDS encoding nitroreductase family protein, yielding MPVNAALKSYLETRRSTPAFQMSEPGPSRDEIMELLAIASRVPDHGKLAPWRFIVYSGAERERLSSELAKVAMARNPAMAEDMIKVEKNRLTRAPVVIGVISCAKPHVKIPEWEQVLSAGAVCLNLSMAAHALGYASNWLTEWFAFDEGVFPLLGVKPGERVAGFIHIGTQKMHPGERVRPELADLVTFSGE
- a CDS encoding lysophospholipid acyltransferase family protein, with amino-acid sequence MRLEQLSYANPDHPPFKRWLIRSIESMSGRDDYLKLYEIWRTDVVPQGQRVFSRMLDLVDIRLDILSQWPPRNVPDGPLVIIANHPFGIGDGVAVLAMAEALGRPFRVLINNDLMKVPEIAPFALPISFDETREALEMNMRTRHEAVKLLKQGVTIVVFPAGGVATAPKGFGRAIDLPWKMFPARLVQAAGASVIPIYFGGQCGRLFHLASRVSMTLRTSLLVREFRRLSGSAIVARVGDVLPADELAMLKDRKQLLARLYAAVFDMAPSVDRPRRKFRQRYFNRTSISELRPATTVNSR